A stretch of the Corylus avellana chromosome ca6, CavTom2PMs-1.0 genome encodes the following:
- the LOC132185271 gene encoding T-complex protein 1 subunit gamma-like, with protein MHAPVLVLKDSLKRESGGKVQHANIQASKAVADIIRTTLGPRSMLKMLLDASGGIVVTNDGNAILRELDIAHPAAKSMIELSRTQDEEVGDGTTSVIVLAGEMLHVAEAFIDKNYHPTVICRAYNKALEDAIAVLDQIAMPIDVKDRGTMLGLVKSCIGTKFTSQFGDLIAESTTYGQPLPPGSATNTRVRRKRLRPTPPNHGYYG; from the exons atgcaCGCACCGGTGCTTGTTCTCA AGGACTCTTTGAAACGCGAGTCCGGAGGCAAGGTGCAACATGCTAATATCCAGGCTTCCAAG GCTGTTGCTGACATTATTCGCACTACATTGGGTCCAAGATCCATGTTGAAGATGCTACTCGATGCTTCTGGAG GAATTGTGGTGACTAATGATGGAAATGCTATTTTGCGTGAGTTAGATATTGCACACCCGGCTGCAAag TCAATGATTGAACTAAGCCGCACGCAAGATGAAGAAGTGGGAGATGGAACAACATCAGTCATCGTTCTTG CTGGTGAAATGCTCCACGTTGCAGAAGCATTTATTGACAAAAATTACCATCCTACCGTTATCTGCCGAG CCTACAACAAAGCTTTGGAGGATGCCATTGCTGTGCTTGACCAAATTGCGATGCCCATTGATGTGAAGGACc GTGGAACAATGTTGGGGCTGGTGAAGAGCTGTATAGGCACAAAATTCACTAGTCAGTTTGGGGATCTAATTGCT gaatccaccacatACGGTCAACCCCTTCCCCCCGGATCGGCGACGAATACAAGAGtgagaagaaagaggctaaggccaactcctcccaatcatggatACTACGGGTAA